The genomic DNA AACCATTACTGATTGCTTTACCGAAAGTAGAAAGATCCGGAGTCACTCCATAACGAAGTTGCGCCCCACCTTTAGATTCTCTAAAGCCAGTCAATAATTCATCAAATACTAAGATGATATTGTATTTCGTACAGAGCTCCCTTAGCGATTTTAGATACGCAATATCCGCTCGAACATACCCGATATCTATCATTGTTGGTTCAATGATCAAAGCGGCTATACGCTCATGATTCTCTGCTAGTAATTTCTCAGTTGCCTCAATATTATTAAATGGCAGCACAAGCGTACTATTCACAGTTACCTGTTTCAATCCAAGTGATCCTGGCAATGATTTTGGCTCGTGTGCTTCACCCGCCAAATCCAATGATGGCCATGTGCTGACATTGACCGCGTCATGCCACCCGTTGTAAGCACCTTCAATAACCGCAATATCACTTTTTCCTGTGTAAGTTCTAGCAATCATCATCGCATGCATAATGGCTTCCGTTCCTGTATTTGCGAACTTGACTTGTTCAGCTGGGGTAACAAGTTCTAAAAATTTCTTCGCTGTTTTCACACTCAATTCTGTTTCTACCCCAGTAATAATTCCAGTTTGTAAATAGCTACTCATCAATTCATTGAATTCAGTATTGTTATGCCCTAAAATGGCTGCGCCGTTCCCCATAATAATATCTAAGTACTTATTGTCATCAACGTCTGTCATATATGCACCATCCGCACTTTTAAAATAGATAGGATGCGGATCACGGAAGCGGCTATTCGAATGGACACCACCAGGTACGTAATCTTTAATGTCATTATATAAAGCAAGTGATTTATTATTTGGCATCTAAATTCTCCTTATCTAAATTTCTTTAACTCATTAAGAGTCAACATATTTTTGTATAGGTAATCGAAAAATTCCGGTTTTTCATTCGCTGAAAGTCTCTTGTATACTTCGCGGACACCTTCATATCCTCTAAAATAAGAGTAGATGAAGGGCCCTCTCAGCGGATGACTCATGAATCGTAACCTCGATTCAATCCATTCTTCCTGCCCAAAGGCAAACTCCTTCAGAAATTGAGAAATTTCATCTGGTGATTTTTTCAGTTCGTTTAGCTGGTAGGAAGAATTTATCCCCGAAATGGATTTGATTATCTGAATAATAGTTGAAATTTCATCGTTTATAGATTCATTCCAACCTATAAAGTCCAATCCATTATCTCCAATCCCTTCAAATATAGGGCTTGAAGCAGTATTCGTAATGACGAGGGCAGCGTCAGCAGGAATATTTCCTTTTTTGTATTCCATTTCCCTCATGTGTAGATGTGTTGTATGGCCTGGAAAAACTTCATGTGTTGCTAAATGTTTCAACGATTCATACGTATAGTCATAATCCCCATTAATAATCATCGTTTCGTTCACATAGTCGCAGTATGCGCTGAATGGGATATTGTGAGCAATCTTCACTTTAACTTGAACATCTTCAATATCCGGAAACATTTTTTCCATGACCTGCTGTTTTGCTTGTATAAATAAATGATTCAATGTAGATTCTATTTCTTGTGCAGGAACTAATCGATCTTGTGTCCACTTATGATAATTTGAATGGACATCTCCTCGAAGACCAATACTTTGAAATTTCTCCTGCAGCATTGCATGCAATTGTTCGCATTCTCTGCGTGTAATTGGGTTCTCATCAACAAACAAAAAGCCTCTCACTTTGGTACGGAAGTCAAAATCGTCTTTTCGCGACCATCTAACCAAGCTTATTAAACTATCAATTTGTTTAAGCATGTAATAGCTTCGCAACTCACTTGTAATTGCCCGGTATCCCACTTTTAAATCATTTAAATCAGCTATGATTGCTTCCCAGTCCGAATATTCTCTAGCCTTGATTTGTGTTAGGTTAACCGGAACTAGTCCCTCCGCATTTAACACAGCATCTGTACCATCTGTGTAATTAGATTTAAAGTAATTGTCTAGACCTTGAACGATACTCGCGTATTCCTCGCTTAAACGGAAGTCCTTGTCCTCATACATTATCAGAGGCTGTTTCATTTATTCGGCTCTGCCGTATCTAGATTCCCTATCATAAATGAATAATCACCTGGGTTTATCGTAGCCAGTAACCCTCTCATTTGAACAATAACATTCCGCTCGAATGGCGTTTCAATCGTTTCTACTAATTCAAATGTTTTCGGATTGTATATCTTAGCAAGCACTTGTTTTCCTACGATTTCTTTTCCTACGTAGTCAAAATCATATGCTGGAACTAATAATCCTCCATGTTCAGGTCGAATTAGTTTTATTTCAGTAAGAACCGTTTGATCCTCTTTTTTCACTGGTGTTCCAGGTATCATCTTCAAATGTTTCATACTATTAATAATTCCTTGTACGCCTCTTTCAATGTCTTTTTCAAAGTTCGGACCGCCACCGACTTCTACTGTTATACTTGGGATCCCTTTACTCATTGTGTAAGTAGCAGTCGTTCCTTCATATGGATTCGACGGACGATAAAGGAGTGGAAAATTGAATGCTCTTGAAAGTGACTCATCGTTTTGAATGTACACGTAGTCCACAATAGGAACTGCCCCGCCAGCATGCAAATCGATATAATACTCCACTTTGTCCAAAAAGTTCTTCGTAATACTATTAGCAAGCACTTCACTGATCCATCCCTTTTCTGTACCTGGGAAAAGTCTGTTTAAATTATTCATGTCCATAGGAGTATTACGCGATACACTTTCAAATGCTAAAGGATTTGCTATCGGTAATAAAAGCACTGTTCCACTTAGATTGGATTCATCTATTTGATCGTAAACTCTTCTTATGATCTCCGTTCCTATAATTTCATCTCCATGAATGGCAGCTGAAATTCCCAATATCGGCCCTGGTTGTGCTCCAGTGATTGTGTGTATTGGTAATGTCAATTTTTCTCCGTTTGATAAATGTGTTACAAATACCTCTTCGTATTTTCTTTCTGTTTTTGTTTGCACTTCCATTTTCATCTTCCTTCCCTTTTATCTTTTTTTGTTATGACTTTAAATTTCCCATTATTAAAAATAAGCTCACTTCTTTTGGAGGTTTCGAGAATCTGATTTACATATTCTCAGGAAAGATTCCACTTATCCATCTCCCCTAAATGGTCTATTCAAATCCCTCATAGCCAGCACCTCCTGTACTTACAGACTTTTTCTAGTACCCGTGAAAAGTTTAACAGACGGAATATTCAGTCATAAGGGAGTGAGAAACACTTAAGATTCATTTACTATCTCCTTTTCAACTTCGTATCCGTTAAATCTCTAATTCCATCTCCCAACAAGTTAAATCCAAGGACCGTAATCATGATTGCGATTCCAGGATATAGTGACAGATAAAAAGATTCTCTAATGTACTTCATTCCAAAAGCCAACGTCCATCCCCAACTCGCTTCCGGAGGTTGAATGCCTAATCCTAAAAAACTTAAGGTAGCTTCTGAAACAATTGCTACACCCAAACCTAACGTTGCAATTACAATAATAGGAGCCCAACTATTCGGCAGTATATTAAAAAAGATAATTCTGAAATCTGAAGACCCAATTGTTTTAGCCGCCTGAATATATTCTTCTTCTTTAATGGACAGCACATTTGCCCTTACTACCCGCGCATAGTTGGTCCAATATACAAGACCGAGCGCTAAAATTACGCTGTTAATACCAGGTCCCAATGAAGCAACCAAAGCAATCGCTAATAGAATTACAGGGAAAGATAGAAAAATATCAACGATTCTCATAATGATGCTATCAATAATCCCACCATAGTATCCTGCAATTAATCCCAGTGTCACACCTATACTCATCGAAATTAGAACAGCGAAAATCCCAACTTTCAAAGAAACTCTAGCTCCATATATTAATCTTGTAAATAAATCTCTTCCATATTGATCGGTACCTAAAATATGGCCGTTCTCTCCTGGTTTTAATAGCCCATTACTCATATTCATCTCGAATGGATCATGTGTCGATATGAACGGAGCAAATATTGCACAAACTATAACAATCGCTACAATTATTCCACCAAAAAAAACGGACTTACTTTGCCACAAATAATTGAATATATCGATAACCTTAATCTTTTTTACTTTGTGCAATTTAGTTTTTTTCGATTCTATGCTGCTGTTTGCTTCCATCTCCATTCCACCACCTACTACTGCTGTATTTTCGGATTTATTAAAGTGTAAAGGATATCAACTACTAAATTTATCAAAGCAAATACTAATGCGATTACTAAAACCGTTCCTTGAACTAATGGAAAGTCCCTTTGTCCAATTGCTGTAATCACTAGACGACCTATTCCCGGCCAAGCAAATACCGTTTCAGTTACGATTGCCCCGCCTAACAAGTTTCCGAATTGTAATCCCACAATTGTTACAATAGGAATCAAAGCATTTCTAAATGCATGTTTAATAACAACAAAGAAACCCTTTACACCTTTTGCTTCGGCTGTTCGAATATAATCTTCTTTTAGAACTTCCAACATGGCTGACCTAACCATCCTAGTAATAAAAGCAGCACTCATTAATCCCAATGCTAAAGCTGGCAATATGATATGCTTCAAACTATCTACTACATAATAGAGATTTCCTGTTTTTATCGTTTGAGCAATCGAGAAGAATAAAGGGTCACCACGTCCAAAAGATGGTAGCATATTTAGTTCTACAGAGAAGAACAAAATCATCATTAAACCTAACCAAAATACAGGAATAGATACACCTAATTGCGCAAAAAACATACTCGTATAATCTACCCATGAAAACTGCTTTACTGCTGAAATGATTCCTACCGGAATAGCAATTATCAGGGCAATTATTAAAGCAAGTGTTGCAAGTTCTAATGTTGCTGGCAAATGCTTCATTATAATATCAGCGACTGGCATACTCTGAAAGATAGAATCCCCTAAATCCCCTTTTACAAGTTTTAGTAAAAAAACGCCCAATTGGACAATAAAAGGTTCATTAAGTCCCATTTGTTCTTTGAATCTGTCTATTTCCTCCACTGTTGCATCTTGTCCTAATAAGGTCATCGCAGGATCGCCCGGTATTAAATAGAGTAGTAGAAAAACCAATACAGAAATCCCCAGCAAAACAGGAATCAGCTGCAGTATTCTTTTAAATATAAAATTGATCATTGTATCACTCCTAACACGGGAAAGGGATCTCCTTTCCCGAATTAAATATCAAGTTTACTCTGTTAATACCGCATTTCTTAATCCATACAGGTTACCACTTGCATTAGGGGTAAAGCCTTCTATACGTTTACTATACATCGCGATATAACCTTGATATAAAAGAACGTTATATCCAACTTCCTCCGTTACAATTTGAGCAATTTCATTGTATATTTCTTTTCGTTTTTCTTGATCCAAAGTTTCTCTTCCAGAGAGTAATAATGCATCGACTTTTTCATTATTGTATTTCCCATAGTTAGATCCACTTTGAGAATGAAATTGGTTATACATAGCCCTGTCTGGATCGAATAAGTTCAACCAACCCAAGAGTGCAATATCAAATTTCCCTTCCAACATATTCGTACTAAATGTAGGCCATTCGTTTGTTAATACCTCTACTTTTATGCCATTCTTCTCGAGTTCATTTTGCAAATACTCGGCAGTTTGAATTCGATTCGGATCCTCACTATGCGTAGAAATTTTTATTTCAAAACGCTTTCCTTCTTTATCGTAAAACCCATCACCATCTGTATCTTCCCAGCCCGCTTCTTTAAATAACTTCTTCGACATTTCAACGTCATATCCAAACACCGGTACGTCCTCTGTAAAAGCCCATGAAGCTGGAATCAATGGAGATAACGCCGGCGTATCCATGTCACGATAAATGCTTTTTGAAATGACTTCTTTATCTATTAAATGAGAAATCGCTTGTCGAACTTTCACATCAGATAACAATTCATTTTGATGATTGAAGTTCAAGTAAGTAAATCCTAAGCCCTGTGTTTCAACGACATTAAATTTATCATTTCCTTTTACTCTTTCAATATCTTGAGGAGATAGGGGTGAATGAATAAAGTCAATGTCGCCAGATTCTAATGATGCTACCCGTGTAGAATTATCTGGAATAATGTAATAAGTGATTTTTGATACTTTACTTTCTCCACCCCAATACGATTCATTTTTCTCGAAACTGATTTCACTGTTCTTTTCCCATTTCACCATTTTATAAGGTCCTGTCCCAACTGGATTCGAAGATAAACTCTTATCTTCTTTCTCGGCAATATGCTTCGGAACAATTCCTAGTTCAAGATTACTTAACAGTGGAGCATATGGACGGCTTAAATTGAATTGGACTGTATATTCATCTATAATCTCTACAGATTCAATTGGATCATAAAGCGCAAGCGATGGCGCTTGAAACTCTGGGTCTAATAATGTATCAAACGTATATTTCACATCCTCAGCAGTGAGTGGCTCTCCATCATGAAAATTCACATTTTCTCTTAATTTGAAAATCCATGTTTTTGAATCCGGATTACTCCACTCTAAAGCCAAAGAAGGTTCGGGTTCTAAATTATTAGATAGTCTAACTAACCCATCATAGACCAGCTCATTGACCCTTTTCCCTGCTGATTCATTCGTCAGCCTCGGGTCAGTGGAAACCGCATCAATATCCAATGCTACTTTAATTTCATTCGCTCCAGCTGAAGAACCCTCGCTACTTGTTCCTTGATTGGTATCTTCATAGCTACATCCTGAAATCACCATAACTACCGCAATCACTATCGCTAACCATCTCATCTTTTTTAAAGCAACCATCTTACTCCTCCTCTGTACGATTAATGAAATTCGAGTAACACTAAATCCTTGCTCGATTTGTTAAAATTCTCGTATCCATTTTCAGTTACGCATATCACATCTTCAATCCTCATTCCAAATTCACCTCTTGCATAAAGCCCTGGCCCTACCGTGATTACCATCCCCTCCTTTACTATCTCTTTGTTTTGGCTATGAATATTAGGTGACTCATACGCTTCTAAGCCGATGCCATGACCTGTACCATGTATAAATAATTCCTCGAGATTTTTTTTCTTGAGGTAATCCCTAATAAATAACTCAATTTCTCTTATTTCAATACCAGGCTTTATTATTTCTAAAACTGAGTTTTGGGCTTCCTTTAAATACTCGTAATAGGATAAGAACTTTTTGTCAGCCTCCGAAAAATAAAACATTCTCGTTGTATCCGAACAGTAGCCTTGATACTTTCCACCTAGATCAATCAATAAAGGTTTATTCATCTCTGTAAATCTGTAACTTGGAATATGATGCGGATTCGCTGTATTATCGGAACTAGCTATAATCGGATTAAAGGTCAGATGTGATACGTCATATTCTCTAAAAAAACCTTTTATGATTCGTTCAATCGACTCTTCAGTGTCTGGAAAGCTTTGTAATTGCACAATTTGATGCATGACAGCATCCGCAATTCTAGAAGATTGACGTAAGAGATTAATTTCTTCTGTCTCTTTAATTTCTC from Sporosarcina sp. FSL K6-1522 includes the following:
- a CDS encoding aminotransferase class III-fold pyridoxal phosphate-dependent enzyme → MPNNKSLALYNDIKDYVPGGVHSNSRFRDPHPIYFKSADGAYMTDVDDNKYLDIIMGNGAAILGHNNTEFNELMSSYLQTGIITGVETELSVKTAKKFLELVTPAEQVKFANTGTEAIMHAMMIARTYTGKSDIAVIEGAYNGWHDAVNVSTWPSLDLAGEAHEPKSLPGSLGLKQVTVNSTLVLPFNNIEATEKLLAENHERIAALIIEPTMIDIGYVRADIAYLKSLRELCTKYNIILVFDELLTGFRESKGGAQLRYGVTPDLSTFGKAISNGYPLSAVAGRAEVMRKAAPGPGSCSFVGTYNGHQVSLAASLAFMEIYESQNVLQTLDTRTEILIQKFNESAKSKNISAIMEGKGGHFHWYFSESAPRNYREAAVTNKEAYQKFTAALSEKNVFCSGNFLLHHAISLAHGEKELNDLVKLMDESLDVLTLVKK
- a CDS encoding succinylglutamate desuccinylase/aspartoacylase family protein, with the protein product MEVQTKTERKYEEVFVTHLSNGEKLTLPIHTITGAQPGPILGISAAIHGDEIIGTEIIRRVYDQIDESNLSGTVLLLPIANPLAFESVSRNTPMDMNNLNRLFPGTEKGWISEVLANSITKNFLDKVEYYIDLHAGGAVPIVDYVYIQNDESLSRAFNFPLLYRPSNPYEGTTATYTMSKGIPSITVEVGGGPNFEKDIERGVQGIINSMKHLKMIPGTPVKKEDQTVLTEIKLIRPEHGGLLVPAYDFDYVGKEIVGKQVLAKIYNPKTFELVETIETPFERNVIVQMRGLLATINPGDYSFMIGNLDTAEPNK
- the nikC gene encoding nickel transporter permease, with product MEMEANSSIESKKTKLHKVKKIKVIDIFNYLWQSKSVFFGGIIVAIVIVCAIFAPFISTHDPFEMNMSNGLLKPGENGHILGTDQYGRDLFTRLIYGARVSLKVGIFAVLISMSIGVTLGLIAGYYGGIIDSIIMRIVDIFLSFPVILLAIALVASLGPGINSVILALGLVYWTNYARVVRANVLSIKEEEYIQAAKTIGSSDFRIIFFNILPNSWAPIIVIATLGLGVAIVSEATLSFLGLGIQPPEASWGWTLAFGMKYIRESFYLSLYPGIAIMITVLGFNLLGDGIRDLTDTKLKRR
- a CDS encoding ABC transporter permease: MINFIFKRILQLIPVLLGISVLVFLLLYLIPGDPAMTLLGQDATVEEIDRFKEQMGLNEPFIVQLGVFLLKLVKGDLGDSIFQSMPVADIIMKHLPATLELATLALIIALIIAIPVGIISAVKQFSWVDYTSMFFAQLGVSIPVFWLGLMMILFFSVELNMLPSFGRGDPLFFSIAQTIKTGNLYYVVDSLKHIILPALALGLMSAAFITRMVRSAMLEVLKEDYIRTAEAKGVKGFFVVIKHAFRNALIPIVTIVGLQFGNLLGGAIVTETVFAWPGIGRLVITAIGQRDFPLVQGTVLVIALVFALINLVVDILYTLINPKIQQ
- a CDS encoding ABC transporter substrate-binding protein, with the protein product MVALKKMRWLAIVIAVVMVISGCSYEDTNQGTSSEGSSAGANEIKVALDIDAVSTDPRLTNESAGKRVNELVYDGLVRLSNNLEPEPSLALEWSNPDSKTWIFKLRENVNFHDGEPLTAEDVKYTFDTLLDPEFQAPSLALYDPIESVEIIDEYTVQFNLSRPYAPLLSNLELGIVPKHIAEKEDKSLSSNPVGTGPYKMVKWEKNSEISFEKNESYWGGESKVSKITYYIIPDNSTRVASLESGDIDFIHSPLSPQDIERVKGNDKFNVVETQGLGFTYLNFNHQNELLSDVKVRQAISHLIDKEVISKSIYRDMDTPALSPLIPASWAFTEDVPVFGYDVEMSKKLFKEAGWEDTDGDGFYDKEGKRFEIKISTHSEDPNRIQTAEYLQNELEKNGIKVEVLTNEWPTFSTNMLEGKFDIALLGWLNLFDPDRAMYNQFHSQSGSNYGKYNNEKVDALLLSGRETLDQEKRKEIYNEIAQIVTEEVGYNVLLYQGYIAMYSKRIEGFTPNASGNLYGLRNAVLTE
- a CDS encoding Xaa-Pro peptidase family protein, with translation MKKNDGRILATLNTMEDLNFEFLIVSSKENIRYLFGQVLETGKRLSAVIVKTNGDMHLIINQMFSDKVIHVSNMKIHYYNDGENPLVEIMKALPAGGYGGIDQTFNIKDYLEIVNNRADVKLVLSNCVEKIREIKETEEINLLRQSSRIADAVMHQIVQLQSFPDTEESIERIIKGFFREYDVSHLTFNPIIASSDNTANPHHIPSYRFTEMNKPLLIDLGGKYQGYCSDTTRMFYFSEADKKFLSYYEYLKEAQNSVLEIIKPGIEIREIELFIRDYLKKKNLEELFIHGTGHGIGLEAYESPNIHSQNKEIVKEGMVITVGPGLYARGEFGMRIEDVICVTENGYENFNKSSKDLVLLEFH